The nucleotide window GCCCACTGGGTGACCTGATCCCAGTCGCGGTAGTCCCCCTCGGAGGCGCCGCCCAGGCGGGCGATGGAGCGCTCGCGCAGGTTGAGCCGGTCGGGGGCGAAGCGCCCGGCGAAGCAGATGTGATCCTCGGGCTCCAGGGCCAGGAGCACCGGGCCGATGCGCAGCGGGTCGGCGGCCTGCCCGTCGGCCACCCCGGACAGGCCCACGGAGAAGGCCCACACCGGCTTGGCGGCCAGAGTCGTGCGGAACCGCCGGGTGAAGTCCACCGCCTCATTGGTCCACTTGGTCATGTATACGGCGCTGCCCATGATGAAGGCGTCATAGCCCTCCACGGACTCGACATCCTCGGGGTGGGCCTGATCCACCTCGACCGCGGCCTCGCGCAGCCGCTGGGCGATGACGGCCGCGACCTCATCGGTGGAGCCGTGGCGGGAGGATGATGTGAGCAGAATCTTCATACGCGACAGTATTCACAGATCCGGCCCCTCATGGTGGGACCCGATACCCAGATCCTGGTGCTGTTAGGAGAAACACATCCCACTCCGGTCCGCCCGCGGGCAGCGGCCCCGTGGGCGCCTCCGAGCCCCGTCAGCGGCGCTGATGGGGCCCGGCCGCTTCTCACCTGCCCGCCGCGCGAGTCCGTGAGAAGCGGCCTGTGGCCTTCAGGAGCGCAGCTCGGCGCCCAGGGCCTTGGCGGCGCGCTTGACCACCCGCTTGCGCACCGCCGCGGTCTCCTCGGCGGTCAGGGTGCGGTCGGCGGCGCGCAGCACCAGGGAGAAGGCCAGGGACTTCCTGCCCTCTCCCAACTGGGGCCCGCGGAAGACGTCGAAGAGGCGCACCTCCTCGGCCAGGTCCCCGGCGGCCTGGCGCACCACGGCCTCGACGGCGGCGGCGGGCACCGGCTCCTCGACCACCAGGGCGATGTCCTCCTTGGCGGCGGGGAAGGTGGAGACGGGGGCCACCTGGAGGGCGCCCGCCGCCTCGGCGGCCGCCAGCAGCGGCTCCAGGTCGATTTCCACGGCGCAGGTGCGCGCCGGCAGGCCCAGGGTGCGGACCACGCGCGGGTGGAGCTCGCCGGCGTGGGCGACCACCGGCCCGGCCTGGAGCTCCTTGCCCCGCCGCGTGGCGGGCAGGCGCAGCTCGGCGGTGCGGCCGGGGTGCCAGGGGGCCACCGGCTCGACGGGGGCACCGGCCTCCACGCCCACGCCCAGGGTGCGGGCCACGGTGCGCACGACCTCGACGGCGTCGGCCCAGTCCCAGGGGCGGCCCGCGCCCAGGACCCCGGCGGCCTGGGCCTGCCCGGCCAGGACGGCGGCGATATGCGTCGGCTGGGCGGGGATGCCCGCCTCCAGGGCCTCGATCTGCTCGGGGCTCGGGCGGTGCTCCACGCCGGGGATCGGCGCGGGCACGGTGCCCGCGGGGCGGGTGACGGCGCCGAGCTCGTAGATGGCCAGGTCGGGCAGTCCGCGCGAGGCGTTGCGGCGGGCGGCCTCCACCAGGGAGTCCAGGACGCTGGTGCGCAGCAGGGGCGCGTCCTCGGCCAGGGGGTTGGCCAGGGCCGCGGCCCGGCGCCGCGGGTCGCCCTCGGGGATCTCCAGGCGGTCGTGGATATCGCCGATGAAGGGGTAGGTCAGCACCTGGGTCAGGCCCGCCCCGGCCAGGGCCCGCACGACCTCGCGGCAGGCCCGCTGACGGGCGGTCAGGCCCGATCCGGCCGGCGCGGTGGGGATGATGACGGGGATGGAGTCGTAGCCGTCGAGGCGGGCCACCTCCTCGGCCAGGTGGGCGGCGCCCACGAGGTCGGGCCGCCAGGTCGGCGGGGTGACCGCGAGCAGCTCGCGGCCCTCCTCGTCGGTGCCCGCGGGCCGGACCGTGCAGCCGATCATCTCCAGCAGCTCGGTGACCCGCGGCGTGCCGTAGGCGACCCCGGTGAGGCGCTGGGCGGCGTCGGCGCGGATGAGGAGCGGCTCGGGGGGCGCCGTGCGGTCGAGATCCGTGGCGGTGGGCTCGGCGGTGCCGCCCCCGTACTCCACGAGCAGGTCGACGGCCCTCTGGGCGGCCACCGGCGGCAGGGCGGGGTCCACGCCGCGCTCATTGCGCTTGGAGGACTCGGTGGGCAGGCGGTGGCGCCGCGCCGAGCGGGCCACGGAGACGGGGTCGAAGTGCGCGGCCTCGATGAGCAGGTCGGTGGTGGTCTCATCGACCTCGGCGGCGGCCCCGCCGAAGACCCCGGCCAGGACCAGGGGGCGCGCGCCCCGGCCACCGGTGGAGTCGGTGATGACCAGGTCCTCGGGGTCAAGGTCGCGGGTGGCCTCGTCCAGGAAGGTCAGGGACTCCCCCGGCCTGGCACGGCGCACCACCACCGGCGCCGTCAACTTGGCCAGGTCGAAGGCGTGCAGGGGCTGGCCCAGGTCCAGCATGACGTAGTTGGTGACGTCTACGGCCAGGGAGATGGGGCGCATCCCGGCGGCGGTCAGCCGCTCCTGCATCCAGGCCGGGGAGGGGGCCGCGGGATCGATGCCGCGCACGACGCGGGCCACGTACCGGTCGCAGCCGGGCCGCCCGTGGATGGGGGCCTCGTCCTCGATGACCACGGGGAAGCCCTCCGGCCCGGCCGGCGCCACGCCCTGGGGGTAGAGGCCCGCATTGGCGCCGTCGGCGGGGTCGGTGAAGGCGGCGCCGGTGGCGTGGGAGTACTCGCGGGCCACGCCCCGCATGGAGAAGCAGTAGCCCCGGTCGGGGGTGACGTTGATCTCCAGGACCTCCTGGCCCAGGCCGAGCAGGGGCAGGGCGTCGGTTCCGGGGGCGGGGGGCTCCTCGCCGTCGCGGCCCTGCTCGGCCAGCCACTGGTCGAGCACGATGATGCCGTCGTGGTCCTCCCCGATGCCCAGCTCGCGGGCCGAGCAGATCATGCCGTCGGAGATGTGCCCGTAGGTCTTGCGGGCCGAGATGGCGAAGTCGCCGGGCAGGACGGCGCCGGGCAGGCTGACCACCACCGAGTCCCCCACGCCGAAGTTGTGGGCGCCGCACACGATGCCGCGGCTGGGCAGGTCGCTGGGCTCCTTGCCGGTGCCGGGGGCATCATTGTGCTCGGGCCCCACGTCCACGCGGCAGTAGTTGATGACCTTGCCGTTGGACTGCTCCTTGGACTCCAAGGTCAGCACCCTGCCGACCACCAGCGGGCCGGTGACGGCCGGGGGGACGATGCGCTCCTCCTCCAGGCCCACGCGCACCAGGTCGGCCGCCAACTGCTCGGCGGTGGTGCCGCTGGGCACATCGACGTGCTCGCGCAGCCACTCCAGGGGGATGTATGGCATGTCAGTGGCCCTTTCCGGTGGTGCCGAACTGCTGGGAGAAGCGGATATCGCCCTCGACGATGTCGTGCATGTCGGCGATGCCGTGGCGCAGCATGAGGGTGCGCTCCAGGCCCATGCCGAAGGCGAAGCCGGTGTAGACCTCGGGGTCGATGCCGCAGGCGGTCAGGACATTGGGGTTGACCATGCCGCAGCCGCCCCACTCGATCCAGCCGGGCCCGCCCTTCTTGTGAGGGAACCACAGGTCCATCTCGGCGCTGGGCTCGGTGAAGGGGAAGAAGGAGGGGCGCAGGCGGGTGCGGGCCTCGGGCCCGAACATGGCCCGGGCGAAGTGGTCGAGCGTGCCCTTGAGGTGGGCCATGGTCAGGCCCTTGTCCACCGCCAGGCCCTCGACCTGGTGGAAGACGGGGGTGTGGGTAGCGTCGAGCTCGTCGGAGCGGAAGACCTTGCCGGGGCAGGCCACGTACAGGGGCGGCTCCTGGTCCAGCATGACCCGGGCCTGGACCGGGGAGGTGTGGGTGCGCAGGACGAGGTTGGCCGGCTCGCCCGGTCCGGCGCCCACCGACTCGCCCTGGATGTAGAAGGTGTCCTGCATCTGGCGGGCGGGGTGGTCGGTGTCGA belongs to Actinomyces capricornis and includes:
- the pheT gene encoding phenylalanine--tRNA ligase subunit beta, which gives rise to MPYIPLEWLREHVDVPSGTTAEQLAADLVRVGLEEERIVPPAVTGPLVVGRVLTLESKEQSNGKVINYCRVDVGPEHNDAPGTGKEPSDLPSRGIVCGAHNFGVGDSVVVSLPGAVLPGDFAISARKTYGHISDGMICSARELGIGEDHDGIIVLDQWLAEQGRDGEEPPAPGTDALPLLGLGQEVLEINVTPDRGYCFSMRGVAREYSHATGAAFTDPADGANAGLYPQGVAPAGPEGFPVVIEDEAPIHGRPGCDRYVARVVRGIDPAAPSPAWMQERLTAAGMRPISLAVDVTNYVMLDLGQPLHAFDLAKLTAPVVVRRARPGESLTFLDEATRDLDPEDLVITDSTGGRGARPLVLAGVFGGAAAEVDETTTDLLIEAAHFDPVSVARSARRHRLPTESSKRNERGVDPALPPVAAQRAVDLLVEYGGGTAEPTATDLDRTAPPEPLLIRADAAQRLTGVAYGTPRVTELLEMIGCTVRPAGTDEEGRELLAVTPPTWRPDLVGAAHLAEEVARLDGYDSIPVIIPTAPAGSGLTARQRACREVVRALAGAGLTQVLTYPFIGDIHDRLEIPEGDPRRRAAALANPLAEDAPLLRTSVLDSLVEAARRNASRGLPDLAIYELGAVTRPAGTVPAPIPGVEHRPSPEQIEALEAGIPAQPTHIAAVLAGQAQAAGVLGAGRPWDWADAVEVVRTVARTLGVGVEAGAPVEPVAPWHPGRTAELRLPATRRGKELQAGPVVAHAGELHPRVVRTLGLPARTCAVEIDLEPLLAAAEAAGALQVAPVSTFPAAKEDIALVVEEPVPAAAVEAVVRQAAGDLAEEVRLFDVFRGPQLGEGRKSLAFSLVLRAADRTLTAEETAAVRKRVVKRAAKALGAELRS
- a CDS encoding flavodoxin domain-containing protein; amino-acid sequence: MKILLTSSSRHGSTDEVAAVIAQRLREAAVEVDQAHPEDVESVEGYDAFIMGSAVYMTKWTNEAVDFTRRFRTTLAAKPVWAFSVGLSGVADGQAADPLRIGPVLLALEPEDHICFAGRFAPDRLNLRERSIARLGGASEGDYRDWDQVTQWADAIITSLHDTTA
- the pheS gene encoding phenylalanine--tRNA ligase subunit alpha, which produces MTDAHSALSPLDEAGINALVEAALAAIAEAQDLAGLKEARLAYIGDASALALANRAIGGLDKADKPTAGRLLGAARGRIGAALAARQEELEAAAEEQMLATEAVDVTVPTTRTAPGARHPLDLLIEEVSDFFSSMGWSIAEGPEVEHEWYDFDALNFDTDHPARQMQDTFYIQGESVGAGPGEPANLVLRTHTSPVQARVMLDQEPPLYVACPGKVFRSDELDATHTPVFHQVEGLAVDKGLTMAHLKGTLDHFARAMFGPEARTRLRPSFFPFTEPSAEMDLWFPHKKGGPGWIEWGGCGMVNPNVLTACGIDPEVYTGFAFGMGLERTLMLRHGIADMHDIVEGDIRFSQQFGTTGKGH